The Zymoseptoria tritici IPO323 chromosome 4, whole genome shotgun sequence genome includes the window ATGTGGAGGTGAGCTTTAAAGTTGGGAGAGAGCTTGGAGACGCACCAATCTGCCGTCACTCAGTCCTGCCGAGGCGAGGATGCTCAAGAATGACTTCGGGTGAGAATGACACGATCAGATATCAATAGCTCGTATTCGACAATAGCTCATGAATTACTCAAATAGCAGTAGTAAACTGATTCTATTGATCATAGTAAGGAGTGTGATCTCAGTGCCATCTTCCAACGCCAGCCCCAAGCACGCTCGAATGCTCCCAAATATCTCAAAAAGGACAGTCCACAAAGTGAGCAAAGCTCATTGATCCCCAAAATGCTCGTGTCATATCGCCAATTCAACCCCATGAATCCCGTATCCAAGAAGCGCTACTGAGTCATCATTTATTACTGAGACATATCATTAATACCGCTGCCGTgtcttccttcctcctcctcctcctcctctcctccctcgctcCTCACCACTCATTGCTTCGGCCTCTTCGCCTCCCCGCcagccgcctcctcctctgccgctctcttcctctcctcctcccgccaaCCACTCCCGTTACTCACGACCGGCGTTTGAAAGTTCAACGGGCTGGGAAGCATATTCCCATCTCCTCGGCCAAAACCCCATTCCGGATAGAACGTGCTCGGTGAAGGTAGAAGGTTGTCACTCATGAATCTACTAGGCAGCGCGGATATCGGCGTTTCGATGTGGTTGCTCGCTGCATCCCGATTTGTCGCATGCGGATTTGTACTCATTGGCGGAGCAGGACGGGCGAACGGATTCGGTGGACCTTGCGCGCCGGCGGAGAGTATTTGGTTCGTACTAGGCGAAGGTGGCGGGAGATGCACGCCTCCGTGTGAAGGCTGCTGACCTTGTTGCTGTGCGGCGCCGGGATTGCTGGTTTGTGGTTCGCTGGTGGAGTCTGGTTGGCCGGATTCACCTCCCTCATCACCGGACTGCTCGCTGGGAATCTGGACTTTCAATCGAGGTCGCTTAGGTTCTGGTTGCTGAGGCCGTCCCATACCGGGTGTGTTGGATGTGCTGGCGGATCGTTGAGGTATTTGAGGAGACTGCGATTGCGGACGTGACGTGGACTGCCTGAGTTGAGGGGATGACATGCCGTTCGCGCGGGCTTGATTTTCGCGATGCATTTGAGCCACATCGATGGATTGTGAGCGTGGTCCAACTCCATCCAGTTTGATCAAAGCTTCGTGTCGAGGCATCTCACTGTTACCCGTCGCACCCCAATGTTGTGCGAGCAATGACCGACTGTCATCGATGGGTGTGAATATGCTATGCGATTTGGCGTTGGCGGGTAATGGCCTTGGTTGAGGTATCGGCGGACTTGCAAACTCGTTCTGCGGAGGTTGTGGTGATGGCGTTGGTCGTTGCTGTTGAGTCAATCTCGGCGATGGCTGTCCaggctgctgttgttgctgttgaggTGGCGGTTGAAGATGTTCCGGCGGTGAGTTGCGTTGCATATTGGCTTGAGGCGGCGGCGCTTGAAATCCTGGTGGCATGGGTGATCTGTTGTTCTCTCTCATGAAAGCCTGCTGCATTTGAGGATGAGGGACGTTTTGAGGTGGATACGGTGGAGGATACGGTCCTTGAGGAACACCCGGCGGCGGTCTGGCCATCGGAGCTTGACTTTGCGGGTTGAAGAATGGCGGGTTCGGGCTGTATGCATACCCAGGCTGCGGTCCACCTCCAGGCGCAAGGTTCGAGCTTACGCGACGATGTTGCTGCGGGTTTTGCGCATTGCGAGATGACGGTCGAGACATGCCTGGTGGCAGCGGTGAGGGTCCTCGATTGAACTGAGGCATGGCGCCGTTGGGTATCGGGGGCGAGCCTGACGGTGTCCCATGTCGTACATGCTGAAAGCCTGGATGATTTCCCATCTGTGCGTGCTGCAACATGCTATGATCTGGTGTGCCCCGCTCCTCTCCATGATCCTCCCCTGCTCCtccttcatcgtcttcatcatcgtcaccaCCGCCTTGCTTGTCCGCGAAGTCCTGAGGTCCCTTGTGTTCGTGAGCGCCGCCGTACTGTATATTGTCAGCTGTTGTCCTGCCATGCATCTCTTTCTTCTCCCGCGCTTACATATTGGAAACGACCAACGATCTCGTTGATGTCGGAGGATGAGTATTCGTAGAGCTTCTTGTTGTGACCGAAGATGACGACCGCGACGTCGACGGAACAGAGCACGGAAAGCTCATGCGCCTTCTTGAACAAGCCGCCTTTTCGCTTGAGGAAAGTGACGGATCTGCATATTGTCGTCAGAATCATATCGGCGACAACCAGCTCGAGTACTACTCACCGGTTGCGATCATCCCGAATAGGTTTGATCTCAATCTTTCGACGACCCATCGTGGGTTGGAGCGAGCACGCTGCTCAGAATGGCCGTTGCGAGCACGCGCGCGTCTAGCAGCACGGCTTCCACGAATAAGTTGGCCAGGTTCCGGGTCGAAGGTTGCTAACGGATGAGGCGTCTGTGGCCGACCGTTGCGAGAGGGTTAGGAGGATTGCGACGAAGTCGGGCGCGGCTGAGTTCGGAAGGTGTGAACGAGTGACTGGAGATGAGACGTAATGTGAAGAAGTTCGCATTCACACTCTCGTCTTCGATGGAGATatcgcagcagcagtagcGTGATCTGTAGGCGATCTCGGGCTGGTGGAATGGGTGGTAGTTGCTAATTATAGGAGCGAAAGAAGGTGCTATCGGTGAAAGGTTGTTCTGACAAAGGGCAGGGCCCGAGCGCTAGAGGCGGAAGGAAGGGCCGTCATGCGACCCATGCGACCCAGGCATGGCCAGTTGAAACGAACCTCACTCCGACTTTCTTGGTCGGGCTGTGTGCATGAATGCCTGCATATCAATACATCATACTTTCTTTTCgctcttctcgtcgtcgtcaatgaTCTTGATGAGCCCATCTCGGAGTTCCCGCTTACGGTGTGCTCGTCTTTCCTCGCCCTTCGACTGCCATCGCCAAGCAGAGCTCCGATACCACGTTTCATACGTCGCGAGAGTGGTCTCCTTGCTACACACATGTCAAACAGCAGAATGTTTAAGAATATCCGGCTCGTGTGAGCGGCGTATCCGATGCCGGCATTGGGCGTGACGTCGATTCTCCGAGATGGAGCTGAAGAGATCGGCAAAGAGCATGGGAAGGGTATCGTGTATCGTGGGCAGATGTCAACTGCCTCAGATGTTGACATGCGACGTTTGCATTTGCCTCTGTGGCGTATGGCTTCGGAAATTCGTTTCAAAGTCAGGATAATTTGGAAGAACGAGGCGGTGATGCTTGAGAGTAATCTGTGAGTACCTTGTAATGGATGAGCTGGTGAGGGAAGCACTCAGACCTTCTCGTGATGAACTGATGGCCCCCACTTGCAGTAGATGTGAACTCGTTCTTGGACTTCGACACTCGATCAGACGCAGAGAGTGTTCCCGCGATGCAGTTCACGGTTCAGCGACATGCCATGTCATACGTACCTCTCCTCATTTCTACTACCCTGCTCTGTGTTCACGTGTGCTTCATCACCGGTATACTGATAACCTGCCCTGCGTGAAATCAGTCACTGGATAAGAGGTGTTCAGTCATGGGTGCTGTGGAGAAAAAGTGTCCCTTACCGCGGTCAGCGTCCGTTGGCGGAAATCAAAAGACGTTCACATGAGCACGATCACTTCGTAGCTGCAAGTCACCCGGAAGCTCACATTACCGGCGGAGGAAGCTACTCAGACCCACCACGTGGTACCGCCGTCGTCAATGCCTCGGGCACAAGGCCACCTACCTTAGTCGCTCCGAGCCATGGCCTCACCAAGAACATGAACATCGACAAGTACACCTTCAACAGTGTGTGCTTCCACTGGTGCTACGGAGGACCATACCACCAATGTCGTCTGCGTTTGCATCTCCTCATATGACTCCGACCGCGCTTACCGGCGTTTAGCTCCGCCGCGCGGGAACAGGGCGGGAGCAGGGTTCCGAACAGCACTTCACCACCCCCATTGGCCACTTCACCACCATCGACCTCAACGACCTGCCACCGCATTCACGAGCCTGGGATATGACTGGACGAGAGCGACAATCGGAAGAGATTTTCTCGACAATaagaagaaaagaaagaCGAGGCTGGGACGACGTCtgatctcttcttcttcctcgtcggattccttcttcctttccTTTTCCTCAGACACACTCACCACCACTTTCCCTTCACATCGCATTTTCCACAGCATACCAAATCAGCACCACTTCCATCACACACTCCGCTACAATGGCTAGACCACTGCAGCAAGTCCTCGCCTACCGCAAAGATCTTGTCGACGCCGTCACGTGCGGTCCAGTCACCGATTCCACCACCCTCGTCAATTTGCACAAGCCAGATGAGGACACCGGAAATGGCAAGCTTGTTGCTTGTCTCACAGGCATCGCTCGTCCCGCAAAGAGCTGCTTCCTGGTGCTCGAGAACGGCGAGACCCTTGGCTTTTCCTTCGCCCGCGGCGAAGCTCCTTACTACCTTCAGTTTACGTTCAACAGACTTGTAAGTCATCTTTCACGACCTCGCAGAACAGCACCACTAACAAATTCTAGCTCACGGCTCCCGCCGCACGCGTCGAATGCCTCATCCCAACTGGCACTCCAGGAGAATCGCCGCTCAAAGTCTCACTCGAATTCGCCTTCACCAACGAGGCCCGCCAGTCTGAACACATTGCCCTCGAGAAGTTCGAAGTCCAGCCGCGTGTCGAGCGCCTCGGCCGGCGCAAGGACGAGATCGTGTTTGACAGCTATGGCGCTTCCTGCGAAGGCCTTGTGAACGCCGAGAAGAAAGCTTCGGCACTTGGAGAACCTGTCGCCCGAATCCTCACAGTCCTGCGCGGACTCATCACCAACAGATCTGGCACAACTCTTCGATTCCGCTTCTTCAACCCGATCGAATCATGGGACTCCGCCTTGCCAGTCGTGCTTCCGTACATCGATGGTCGTAACAAGCTCCCTTCTCTCTTGCTCCCAGCATGGAGCACACTCTGGCCACCGAAGCCCGAGCGCAGCATTGCCGAGCTTCTGAAAGCACCGGCACCGCATCCAATGGTACAATTCGAGTGCGGGCCATTTACAACTCCTACGCAAGCCTGTGTCGAATACTACGAAAGCGCGCGCATCCAGCACCTTGAAGAAGACACTGCTCTCGGACAATGGAAGGCGGTCGATCACTTTGGTACTTTGTATCAAGTTGGAGGCGCAGTCGTGATGGCGCTCCGTTTTGGCGACTTCAAGCAACTTGGCGGTCCAGGTGTCGGCCACTTCTCACTGCCGGACAAGCTGACTGTGAAGATGCGCTGGGAGAACAGAGCCGGAGACCAATTCCACTGCGATGCTGCTCGAAGCACTCTTCCGATTCAACTTCCTTCCGTCCACGATgccctcttcatcatcacgaAGGCCAACGACAAGATGCTCGATGCCTGCGTCAAGCCCTCCGACGATATTCAGGGAGAAATCTTGAACATCCACGTCACTTCTTCGGAGAACAAGTTTACTTTGACGAGCAAGTTGAGTGCAGCAATCAACTTGGTCCATCCAGACTCCAGCAGATGGCACGATCTCCTCATGAACCACGACAACTCTGCCCTCGAGACGGTCGACCTCGCGATGAAGCGAGTGGACGATGTGGAGATCACTCCGGAGATCGAGGAAGCGGTTGAGTCCGCCATGCGATGGCTCCTCACATTTCAGAACTGGAACGAGGAGCAGCTTATTGCTCTTCGAAGCCTGCGCAGCGCTGTTGGCTCGATGGTACTCATCAGCGGTCCCGCAGGCACAGGCAAGACCCTTGTCTTGCAGGCCCTGTGCGCCTTCTTCTACAAGCTCGGTTTGCATGTACTTGTTCTTGCTCCCGCCAACAGCAACGTACGTATTAGTCCTACGTCTTCTCGGCATCGCTAATCTTCATGATATCTAGGTCAAGGACTTCATGGCCAAGCTCAACAAGCTCTTTCCTGAGATTGACGCCACCCGCGTCTTCCCATCCTCCAAAGACTTCAGCCCGGACAAGATCGCCAAGAAAGCCCACCGTGGCGAGGACCCAAAGAATTCAACCCAAGGCCCGCTCCAGGAGGCCGATACTGACATCCTCGAGTTCGATATGGTCCGCGCCGAAGTTGACTCTCGTGACAAGCGACAGAAATTCGACGACTGTGGTCTTGCGGCTCAAGTTCTCAAGCTCGCTCGCGAAGGTGAGATGTCCAACGTTGAAGAGATTGCTGGCGTGAGCGAGGACTCCTGGGCCATCCTCCGCGCCTGCATTCAAAAAGCCACCGAGGGTACATTCGACTGGCGCAACGTCAAGGATGTTCAGAAATATCAGAAGGCGTATGATGCGTGCAAAGCTCATCACATGGCCCTTTGCCGCCTCGTCGCCACCACCACTGGTAACTTCCGCTGCGATGACATTGTCAACAACTGGGCCATGGAGAAGCACGGCGTGAAGTGTAACGGAATAATTTATGTGCTGGAGGAAGCCGCAAAGGATACTGAGATTGACAGCATTTCCCCGATGGTATTTCCGGAGTACCGACACAAAATCACAGGTGTTGTGATGTTGGGAGACGAGAGGTACGCTTTGGAATCCCCCCAAAATTGTTCGAGACCACTGCTGACATCCATACTTCAAGGCAACTCGAGCCATGCAACACGTCGGCCAAGGGCCAGCTCTGCTTCAACAACTTCACCGACCGACTGAGCATTCCGCTTCTCTCTCGACTCAAGGGAGAGGGCTTCCCATGCACGGAGCTCGTTGTCCAGCATCGCATGAGCAAGCACATTGCCAATTGGCCCTCGCAAAActtctacgccggcggcATGCTCAACGGTCCAGGCACCGAGCACACTCTGGCGAACAAGAAGCCCGGTCTGTACTACTGCGCCATGAACATCATCTCCCGCCTCGATGCATCCTTCAGCACCACTGCCGATCCCATCAATCAGGACAAGG containing:
- the Rlm1 gene encoding transcription factor protein (Putative transcription factor involved in regulating the osmo-stress response Saccharomyces cerevisiae; member of the MADS-box family of transcription factors.); protein product: MGRRKIEIKPIRDDRNRSVTFLKRKGGLFKKAHELSVLCSVDVAVVIFGHNKKLYEYSSSDINEIVGRFQYYGGAHEHKGPQDFADKQGGGDDDEDDEGGAGEAPPYPPQNVPHPQMQQAFMRENNRSPMPPGFQAPPPQANMQRNSPPEHLQPPPQQQQQQPGQPSPRLTQQQRPTPSPQPPQNEFASPPIPQPRPLPANAKSHSIFTPIDDSRSLLAQHWGATGNSEMPRHEALIKLDGVGPRSQSIDVAQMHRENQARANGMSSPQLRQSTSRPQSQSPQIPQRSASTSNTPGMGRPQQPEPKRPRLKVQIPSEQSGDEGGESGQPDSTSEPQTSNPGAAQQQGQQPSHGGVHLPPPSPSTNQILSAGAQGPPNPFARPAPPMSTNPHATNRDAASNHIETPISALPSRFMSDNLLPSPSTFYPEWGFGRGDGNMLPSPLNFQTPVVSNGSGWREEERKRAAEEEAAGGEAKRPKQ